One segment of Pseudomonas sp. FP2196 DNA contains the following:
- a CDS encoding DUF3999 domain-containing protein, whose product MSRMRNLGWLALGVVMVAGAQEKPADFTTQVPLTVTGDGPWYRLELPLNVQLQARQTDLSDLRVFNAAGEAQAYALARESAQTRDDGQLHDVKWFPLYNAADATERAPNVRVQSTTTGTLVEVQPSSQLEAGEEVLRGWLLDASSIKAPLQQLILDWTSERDGFQRFSIEASDDLQHWQPWGEGQVARLTFSDERIEQHEVTLPGQSARYLRLLWDSPNSAPILTSAQLKSSDPRNLPLPLVWSQALAGSSTKAGEYSWQLPMGLNVERVQVELKQPNSLAPVTLAGRRESSLPWQTLSSGLLYRLTQNGQDVVQNELQLYGQTVQQLKLTVDERGGGLGEQAPSVKYAVRATQVIFLARGAGPYSLALGNPSVKTANLPLSTLIPDFKPEKLATLGKATVQGEAVITQTSTATTAAVADTNWKKIGLWAVLLVSVVFLGAMAFSLLRKPPANS is encoded by the coding sequence TTGAGTCGCATGCGTAATCTGGGATGGTTGGCGTTGGGCGTGGTGATGGTTGCCGGCGCCCAGGAAAAACCGGCGGACTTCACCACGCAGGTGCCGCTGACGGTGACGGGCGATGGCCCGTGGTATCGCCTCGAACTGCCGCTGAATGTGCAATTGCAGGCGCGCCAGACCGATCTCAGCGATCTGCGCGTCTTCAACGCTGCCGGCGAAGCCCAGGCCTATGCCCTGGCCCGCGAATCGGCGCAAACCCGAGACGACGGCCAGTTGCATGACGTGAAGTGGTTCCCTCTCTACAACGCAGCCGACGCCACTGAGCGCGCGCCGAATGTGCGCGTGCAATCCACCACCACTGGCACGCTGGTGGAAGTGCAGCCGTCCAGTCAGTTGGAGGCCGGTGAAGAAGTGCTGCGTGGTTGGCTGCTCGATGCCAGCTCGATCAAGGCGCCGTTGCAGCAACTGATCCTCGACTGGACCAGCGAGCGCGACGGCTTTCAGCGTTTCAGCATCGAGGCCAGCGACGACTTGCAGCACTGGCAGCCGTGGGGTGAAGGGCAGGTCGCGCGCCTGACCTTTTCCGATGAGCGCATCGAGCAGCACGAAGTGACGTTGCCTGGCCAATCGGCGCGTTATTTGCGTTTGTTGTGGGATTCACCGAATTCGGCGCCGATCCTGACTTCGGCACAACTGAAAAGCAGCGACCCGCGCAATCTGCCGCTGCCATTGGTCTGGTCCCAGGCATTGGCCGGCAGCAGCACCAAGGCCGGGGAATACTCTTGGCAGTTGCCGATGGGGCTGAATGTCGAGCGGGTTCAGGTTGAGTTGAAACAACCGAACAGTCTGGCGCCGGTGACGTTGGCCGGGAGGCGTGAAAGCAGCCTGCCTTGGCAGACGCTGAGCAGTGGCTTGCTCTATCGCCTGACCCAGAATGGTCAGGACGTGGTGCAGAACGAATTGCAACTGTACGGGCAGACCGTGCAGCAGTTGAAGCTGACGGTGGATGAGCGCGGTGGTGGTCTGGGCGAGCAGGCGCCGAGTGTGAAGTACGCGGTGCGGGCGACGCAGGTGATTTTCCTCGCGCGCGGGGCAGGGCCTTACAGTCTGGCGCTGGGCAATCCAAGTGTGAAAACCGCTAACTTGCCGTTGTCGACGCTGATCCCGGATTTCAAGCCGGAGAAACTGGCGACGTTGGGCAAGGCGACGGTGCAGGGTGAGGCGGTAATCACGCAGACTTCGACCGCGACTACGGCGGCCGTGGCCGACACCAATTGGAAGAAGATCGGCTTGTGGGCGGTGTTGCTGGTGAGTGTGGTGTTTCTCGGAGCGATGGCGTTCAGTCTGCTGCGCAAGCCTCCCGCCAACTCCTGA
- a CDS encoding class 1 fructose-bisphosphatase, producing the protein MSRVTLSRYLIEQTRSNNTPADLRFLIEVVARACKEISHAVSKGALGGVLGSMGTENVQGEVQKKLDVISNEILLEANEWGGHLAGMASEEMDNAYQIPGKYPKGAYLLVFDPLDGSSNIDINAPVGTIFSVLRCPNEYLTQNEPLNEKAFLQPGTQQVAAGYAIYGPQTMLVLTLGDGVKGFTLDREMGSFVLTHEDITIPESTQEFAINMSNQRHWEAPVQRYVGELLAGEEGPLKKNYNMRWVAAMVADVHRILTRGGLFMYPRDSREPSKPGKLRLMYEANPMSFLVEQAGGASTDGHQRILDIQPEGLHQRVAVFLGSKEEVARATAYHKE; encoded by the coding sequence ATGTCCCGCGTTACCTTGAGTCGCTATTTGATTGAGCAGACCCGCAGCAACAACACTCCTGCCGATCTGCGCTTCCTGATCGAAGTGGTGGCGCGTGCCTGTAAGGAAATCAGCCACGCCGTATCCAAAGGCGCCCTGGGCGGTGTTCTGGGCAGCATGGGCACTGAAAACGTGCAAGGCGAAGTGCAGAAGAAGCTCGACGTGATCTCCAACGAGATCCTGCTCGAAGCCAACGAATGGGGTGGTCACCTGGCCGGCATGGCGTCCGAAGAAATGGACAATGCCTACCAGATCCCGGGCAAATACCCGAAAGGCGCCTACCTGCTGGTGTTCGACCCACTGGACGGTTCGTCGAACATCGACATCAACGCCCCGGTCGGTACGATCTTCTCGGTACTGCGTTGCCCGAACGAATACCTGACCCAGAACGAGCCGCTGAACGAAAAAGCGTTCTTGCAGCCAGGCACTCAGCAAGTGGCTGCCGGTTACGCGATCTATGGCCCGCAGACCATGCTGGTGCTGACCTTGGGCGACGGCGTCAAAGGCTTCACCCTCGACCGCGAAATGGGCAGCTTCGTGTTGACCCACGAAGACATCACCATTCCTGAGTCCACTCAGGAGTTCGCCATCAACATGTCCAACCAGCGTCACTGGGAAGCCCCGGTACAGCGCTACGTGGGCGAGCTGCTGGCCGGTGAAGAAGGTCCGCTGAAAAAGAACTACAACATGCGCTGGGTCGCGGCGATGGTTGCCGACGTGCACCGCATCCTGACCCGTGGCGGTCTGTTCATGTACCCGCGCGACAGCCGCGAGCCATCCAAGCCCGGCAAACTGCGTCTGATGTACGAAGCCAACCCGATGTCGTTCCTGGTGGAACAAGCGGGCGGCGCGTCCACCGACGGTCACCAGCGCATTCTCGACATTCAGCCGGAAGGCCTGCACCAGCGCGTAGCAGTGTTCCTTGGTTCGAAAGAAGAAGTTGCCCGCGCCACGGCTTACCACAAGGAATAA
- a CDS encoding DUF924 family protein translates to MNAPWQPLLDWWFGQAESPDEVAADKGKLWFGKRDSQDLEARTRFGVFVDQALAGELTEWTQRPEGWLAVVLLLDQLPRMIFRDSPKAFSGDLRAQKLVAQGIAADFDRQLKPIQRVFIYLVFEHCENLAVQNEAVSRFMELVAEQPEAERAVFADNLDYAERHQKVIARFGRFPHRNAVLGRESTAEELVFLSGPGSRF, encoded by the coding sequence ATGAACGCGCCCTGGCAGCCGTTGCTCGATTGGTGGTTCGGTCAAGCCGAATCACCGGACGAAGTCGCGGCTGACAAGGGCAAGTTGTGGTTCGGCAAGCGTGACAGCCAAGACCTCGAAGCGCGGACGCGTTTCGGGGTCTTTGTCGATCAGGCCCTGGCTGGCGAATTGACCGAGTGGACGCAACGTCCCGAAGGTTGGCTCGCGGTGGTACTGCTGCTCGATCAACTGCCGCGAATGATCTTTCGCGACTCACCCAAAGCGTTCTCCGGTGATCTGCGTGCGCAGAAGCTCGTCGCGCAAGGCATTGCTGCGGATTTCGATCGGCAGTTAAAGCCGATTCAGCGAGTGTTCATTTATCTGGTGTTCGAACACTGCGAAAACCTCGCGGTGCAGAACGAAGCGGTTTCCCGATTCATGGAGTTGGTGGCTGAACAGCCGGAAGCGGAGCGGGCAGTGTTTGCCGACAATCTGGATTATGCCGAGAGGCATCAGAAGGTGATCGCGCGGTTTGGAAGGTTTCCGCATCGCAATGCAGTGTTGGGGCGAGAGTCTACGGCTGAGGAATTGGTGTTTCTGTCTGGGCCTGGTTCACGGTTTTAA
- a CDS encoding methyl-accepting chemotaxis protein has translation MYNSDQQSSRTNSVAAAINQLGAAAQEIAQNAALASQHSSDARSLAVDGQQVVDKTIHAMQQLSAKISDSCGNIETLNSNTVNIGQILEVITSISQQTNLLALNAAIEAARAGEAGRGFAVVADEVRNLAHRTQDSAQQVQKMIEELQVGARQAVSIMTESQRESESSVGIANQAGERLGSVTQRIGEIDGMNQSVATATEEQTAVVESINVDINEINTLNQEGVENLQATLRACSDLEQQAARLKQLVGSFRI, from the coding sequence ATGTACAACTCGGATCAACAATCCAGCCGTACCAACAGTGTGGCGGCGGCGATCAACCAACTCGGCGCCGCCGCCCAGGAAATCGCCCAGAACGCCGCCCTCGCCTCGCAGCACTCCAGCGATGCGCGCAGCCTGGCGGTCGACGGTCAGCAGGTTGTGGATAAAACCATCCACGCGATGCAGCAACTGTCGGCGAAGATCAGCGACTCCTGCGGCAACATCGAAACCCTGAACAGCAACACGGTGAACATCGGCCAGATTCTTGAAGTGATCACCAGCATCTCGCAGCAAACAAATCTGCTCGCCCTCAACGCCGCGATCGAAGCCGCCCGTGCCGGTGAGGCTGGCCGTGGCTTTGCTGTGGTCGCGGATGAAGTGCGCAACCTCGCGCACCGCACCCAGGATTCGGCGCAGCAAGTGCAGAAGATGATCGAAGAACTGCAAGTCGGCGCACGTCAGGCGGTCAGCATCATGACCGAGAGCCAGCGCGAGAGCGAAAGCAGCGTCGGCATCGCCAACCAGGCCGGCGAACGTCTGGGCAGTGTGACCCAGCGCATCGGCGAGATCGACGGGATGAACCAGTCGGTAGCGACCGCGACTGAAGAACAGACCGCTGTGGTCGAGTCGATCAATGTTGATATCAACGAGATCAACACGCTGAATCAGGAAGGTGTGGAAAACTTGCAGGCGACGTTGCGGGCTTGTTCGGATCTGGAGCAGCAGGCGGCTCGGTTGAAGCAGTTGGTGGGTAGTTTCCGTATTTAG
- a CDS encoding lipocalin family protein, whose amino-acid sequence MKRLLLILFAGLVLAGCASSGVDPLAPKTVNSVNLKRYQGTWYELARLPMYFQRNCAQSEAHYTLKPDGNVAVLNRCLTPDWQWEEAKGTAYPQVPGKTDKLWVEFDTWFSRLIPGVAKGEYWVLYVSDDYKTAIVGDPSRKYMWLLSRTPTVNGVVREELLSKARQQGYDTTRLIWRASDRQMAKTSN is encoded by the coding sequence ATGAAGCGGTTATTGCTAATCCTTTTTGCCGGCCTGGTACTGGCCGGCTGCGCCAGTTCCGGCGTGGATCCGTTGGCGCCGAAAACCGTCAACAGCGTCAATCTCAAGCGTTACCAGGGCACCTGGTATGAACTGGCGCGCTTGCCGATGTACTTCCAGCGCAATTGCGCGCAATCCGAAGCCCATTACACCCTCAAGCCTGACGGTAATGTCGCGGTGCTCAATCGCTGCCTGACTCCGGACTGGCAATGGGAAGAAGCCAAGGGCACGGCTTATCCACAGGTGCCGGGCAAGACCGACAAGCTATGGGTCGAGTTCGATACCTGGTTCTCACGGTTGATTCCGGGTGTGGCGAAAGGCGAATACTGGGTGTTGTACGTCAGCGATGACTACAAGACTGCCATCGTCGGCGATCCGAGTCGCAAGTACATGTGGCTGTTGTCGCGCACACCGACCGTCAACGGTGTGGTGCGCGAAGAGCTGTTGAGCAAGGCGCGTCAGCAGGGTTATGACACCACGCGGTTGATCTGGCGGGCGTCAGATCGGCAGATGGCCAAGACCTCGAATTAA
- a CDS encoding formimidoylglutamate deiminase, translating to MSAFFAERALLPNGWANNVRLEVSADGVLTQIQADSTADGAERLSGPLLPGMPNLHSHAFQRAMAGLAEVAGNPNDSFWTWRDLMYRLVGKISPDQLGVIARQLYIEMLKAGYTSVAEFHYVHHDSNGQPYADPAELALRISQAASESGIGLTLLPVLYSHSGFGGQLPNDGQRRFINSTENYLNLQSRLQPLLAQQKAQSLGLCFHSLRAVTPQQISEVLAASDKQCPVHIHIAEQQKEVDDCLSWSGRRPLQWLYENTEVDQRWCLVHATHANPEEVTLMAKSRAIAGLCLTTEANLGDGIFPAVDFLAQGGRMGIGSDSHVSLSVVEELRWLEYGQRLRDQRRNRLYGADQPMVGRTLYDAALEGGAQALGQPIGALEVGKRADWIVLDGNDPYLATATGDGILNRWLFAGGDRQFRDVLVNGQWVVRDGRHAGEEDSARAFTQVLRDLLG from the coding sequence ATGTCCGCTTTCTTTGCCGAACGCGCGCTGCTGCCTAACGGATGGGCCAACAATGTACGTCTTGAGGTCAGCGCCGATGGCGTGTTGACCCAAATCCAGGCCGATTCCACCGCAGATGGCGCCGAACGGTTAAGCGGCCCGCTGCTGCCGGGGATGCCCAATCTGCACTCCCACGCGTTCCAGCGAGCAATGGCCGGTTTGGCCGAAGTGGCCGGTAATCCCAACGACAGTTTCTGGACGTGGCGCGATTTGATGTACCGGCTCGTCGGAAAAATCAGCCCCGATCAACTCGGCGTCATCGCCCGACAGCTGTACATCGAAATGCTCAAGGCCGGTTACACCTCGGTCGCTGAATTCCACTATGTGCACCACGACAGCAATGGCCAGCCTTATGCGGATCCGGCTGAACTCGCTTTGCGTATCAGCCAGGCGGCAAGTGAAAGCGGCATTGGTCTGACCTTGCTGCCAGTGCTGTACAGCCACTCCGGTTTCGGCGGCCAGTTACCCAACGATGGCCAGCGCCGTTTCATCAACAGCACCGAAAATTACCTGAATCTGCAATCGCGTTTGCAGCCGCTGCTGGCGCAACAGAAGGCGCAATCGCTGGGTCTGTGTTTCCACTCGTTGCGCGCGGTCACCCCGCAGCAAATCAGTGAAGTGTTGGCCGCCAGCGACAAACAATGCCCAGTGCACATTCACATCGCCGAACAGCAGAAGGAAGTCGATGACTGCCTGAGCTGGAGCGGTCGTCGTCCGCTGCAATGGCTGTACGAAAACACCGAAGTCGATCAGCGCTGGTGCCTGGTTCACGCCACTCACGCCAACCCGGAAGAAGTCACGCTGATGGCTAAGAGTCGCGCCATCGCCGGTCTGTGCCTGACCACTGAAGCCAACCTCGGCGACGGGATTTTCCCGGCGGTGGATTTCCTCGCACAGGGCGGGCGCATGGGCATCGGTTCCGACAGCCATGTGTCGCTCAGCGTCGTGGAAGAGTTGCGTTGGCTGGAATACGGCCAGCGTCTGCGCGATCAGCGACGCAACCGTTTGTATGGCGCGGATCAGCCTATGGTCGGGCGCACTCTGTACGACGCGGCGCTGGAGGGCGGCGCTCAGGCACTGGGGCAACCGATTGGTGCGCTGGAGGTTGGCAAACGTGCGGACTGGATTGTGCTCGATGGCAACGATCCGTATCTGGCGACAGCCACTGGCGACGGGATTTTGAATCGCTGGTTGTTTGCCGGCGGCGATCGTCAGTTTCGCGATGTGCTGGTCAATGGCCAGTGGGTGGTGCGTGATGGGCGGCATGCCGGGGAAGAGGACAGCGCTCGCGCCTTCACCCAAGTCCTGCGCGACCTTTTAGGCTAG
- the hutC gene encoding histidine utilization repressor, whose amino-acid sequence MGDSPAPLYARVKQMITQQIDSGNWPPHYRVPSESELVNQLGFSRMTINRALREMTADGLLVRMQGVGTFVAEPKSQSALFEVHNIADEIASRGHRHTCQVITLEEEAAGSERALALDMREGQKVFHSLIVHYENDIPVQIEDRFVNALVAPEYLKQDFTLQTPYAYLNQVAPLTEGEHVVEAILAESSECKLLQIEKGEPCLLIRRRTWSGRQPVTAARLIHPGSRHRLEGRFHK is encoded by the coding sequence ATGGGCGACAGTCCGGCGCCCTTGTACGCCCGCGTCAAACAGATGATCACCCAGCAGATCGACAGCGGTAACTGGCCGCCGCACTACCGCGTGCCGTCGGAAAGCGAACTGGTCAATCAGCTCGGTTTCAGCCGCATGACCATCAACCGCGCGCTGCGCGAGATGACCGCCGACGGCCTGCTAGTGCGTATGCAAGGCGTCGGCACTTTCGTCGCTGAACCGAAGAGCCAGTCCGCGCTGTTCGAAGTGCACAACATCGCCGACGAAATCGCCTCGCGCGGCCATCGCCACACTTGCCAGGTCATTACCCTCGAAGAAGAGGCCGCCGGCTCCGAACGCGCACTGGCACTGGACATGCGCGAAGGGCAGAAGGTGTTTCACTCGCTGATCGTGCATTACGAAAACGACATTCCGGTGCAAATCGAAGACCGTTTCGTCAACGCGCTGGTCGCCCCGGAATACCTCAAGCAGGACTTCACCCTGCAAACGCCTTACGCCTACCTCAACCAGGTCGCGCCGCTGACCGAGGGCGAGCATGTGGTTGAAGCAATCCTGGCCGAGTCGTCCGAGTGCAAGTTGCTGCAGATCGAAAAAGGCGAGCCGTGCCTGCTGATTCGCCGTCGCACATGGTCGGGCCGTCAGCCGGTGACTGCGGCGCGGTTGATCCACCCGGGTTCTCGTCATCGTCTGGAAGGTCGGTTCCATAAATAG
- a CDS encoding HutD family protein, which translates to MSEVKVLRAEGYPRMPWKNGGGSTEEITRDAGAGLDGFGWRLSIADIAESGGFSSFAGYQRVITVLQGDGMTLCVDGDDTRPLLPLDPFAFSGESQVSCTLLGGSIRDFNLIYAPQRYRARLQWLEGEQRFFSSAGTVLVFSVSELLQVQVGESVSQLGRHDCLQLDGNSGLVEVAVDAGCCVIELTAR; encoded by the coding sequence ATGAGTGAAGTTAAGGTTTTACGCGCCGAAGGCTATCCGCGCATGCCGTGGAAAAACGGCGGCGGCAGCACCGAAGAAATCACCCGTGACGCTGGCGCAGGGCTTGATGGTTTTGGCTGGCGCCTGTCGATTGCCGACATCGCCGAGTCCGGCGGTTTCTCAAGCTTCGCCGGATACCAGCGCGTAATCACCGTGCTGCAGGGTGACGGCATGACGCTGTGTGTCGACGGTGACGACACCCGCCCATTGTTACCCCTCGACCCGTTTGCTTTCAGTGGTGAGAGCCAGGTTTCCTGCACGCTGCTCGGCGGTTCGATCCGCGATTTCAACCTGATCTACGCGCCGCAGCGTTACCGCGCGCGGTTGCAATGGCTGGAGGGTGAGCAGCGGTTTTTCAGTTCGGCGGGGACGGTGCTGGTGTTCAGTGTCAGTGAGTTGCTGCAAGTGCAGGTCGGTGAAAGTGTTTCGCAGTTGGGGCGACATGATTGTCTGCAACTGGACGGTAACAGTGGGTTGGTCGAAGTTGCCGTTGATGCGGGTTGCTGTGTCATTGAGCTGACGGCACGCTGA
- the hutU gene encoding urocanate hydratase produces MTDKKTTAASYTKHRDVEIRAARGNKLTAKSWLTEAPLRMLMNNLDPEVAENPKELVVYGGIGRAARNWECYDKIVESLTNLNDDETLLVQSGKPVGVFKTHSNAPRVLIANSNLVPHWASWEHFNELDAKGLAMYGQMTAGSWIYIGSQGIVQGTYETFVEAGRQHYNDNLTGKWVLTAGLGGMGGAQPLAATLAGACSLNIECQQVSIDFRLKSRYVDEQATDLDDALARIAKYTKEGKAISIALLGNAAEILPELVKRGVRPDMVTDQTSAHDPLNGYLPAGWTWDEYRARAKTEPAAVIKAAKQSMAVHVNAMLEFQKQGIPTFDYGNNIRQMAQEEGVENAFDFPGFVPAYIRPLFCRGIGPFRWAALSGDPQDIYKTDAKVKELIPDDAHLHNWLDMARERISFQGLPARICWVGLGLRAKLGLAFNEMVRSGELSAPIVIGRDHLDSGSVASPNRETESMQDGSDAVSDWPLLNALLNTASGATWVSLHHGGGVGMGFSQHSGMVIVCDGTDEAAERIARVLHNDPATGVMRHADAGYQIAIDCAKEQGLNLPMITGK; encoded by the coding sequence GTGACTGACAAGAAAACTACCGCCGCTTCTTATACAAAGCATCGTGACGTTGAAATCCGTGCCGCACGCGGCAACAAGCTGACCGCCAAGAGCTGGCTGACCGAAGCGCCGCTGCGCATGCTGATGAACAACCTCGACCCGGAAGTGGCCGAGAACCCGAAAGAGCTGGTGGTCTACGGCGGTATCGGTCGCGCCGCCCGTAACTGGGAGTGCTACGACAAGATCGTCGAGAGCCTGACCAACCTGAATGACGACGAGACCCTGCTGGTGCAATCCGGCAAGCCGGTCGGCGTATTCAAGACCCACAGCAACGCCCCGCGCGTACTGATCGCCAACTCCAACCTGGTGCCACACTGGGCGAGCTGGGAGCATTTCAACGAACTCGACGCCAAAGGCCTGGCCATGTACGGCCAGATGACCGCCGGCAGTTGGATCTACATCGGCAGCCAAGGCATCGTTCAAGGCACCTACGAAACCTTCGTTGAGGCAGGTCGTCAGCACTACAACGACAACCTCACCGGCAAGTGGGTGCTGACCGCCGGTCTGGGCGGCATGGGCGGCGCTCAGCCGCTGGCCGCAACCCTGGCCGGCGCCTGCTCGCTGAACATCGAATGCCAGCAGGTCAGCATCGATTTCCGCCTGAAAAGCCGTTACGTCGACGAGCAAGCCACCGATCTCGACGACGCGCTGGCGCGCATCGCCAAGTACACCAAAGAAGGTAAAGCGATCTCCATCGCGCTGCTGGGCAACGCTGCAGAAATCCTGCCGGAACTGGTCAAGCGCGGCGTGCGCCCGGACATGGTCACCGACCAGACCAGCGCCCATGACCCACTCAACGGCTACCTGCCGGCCGGCTGGACCTGGGACGAATACCGCGCCCGCGCCAAGACCGAACCGGCCGCTGTGATCAAGGCTGCCAAGCAGTCGATGGCCGTGCACGTCAACGCGATGCTGGAATTCCAGAAGCAAGGCATCCCGACCTTCGACTATGGCAACAACATCCGTCAGATGGCGCAGGAAGAAGGCGTCGAGAACGCGTTCGACTTCCCGGGTTTCGTGCCGGCTTACATCCGTCCGCTGTTCTGCCGTGGCATCGGCCCGTTCCGTTGGGCGGCGCTGTCGGGTGATCCGCAAGACATCTACAAAACCGACGCCAAGGTCAAAGAGCTGATCCCGGACGACGCCCACTTGCACAACTGGCTGGACATGGCCCGCGAGCGCATCAGCTTCCAGGGTCTGCCGGCACGTATCTGCTGGGTTGGCCTGGGCCTGCGCGCCAAGCTCGGTCTGGCGTTCAACGAAATGGTCCGCAGCGGTGAGCTGTCGGCGCCGATCGTGATCGGGCGCGACCACCTCGATTCCGGCTCGGTGGCCAGCCCGAACCGTGAAACCGAATCGATGCAGGACGGTTCCGACGCCGTGTCCGACTGGCCACTGCTCAACGCTCTGCTGAATACCGCGAGCGGCGCGACCTGGGTTTCCCTGCACCACGGCGGTGGCGTCGGCATGGGCTTCTCCCAGCACTCGGGCATGGTGATTGTCTGCGACGGTACGGACGAAGCGGCCGAGCGTATTGCCCGCGTGCTGCACAACGACCCGGCCACCGGTGTCATGCGTCACGCCGATGCCGGTTATCAGATCGCCATCGACTGCGCGAAGGAACAGGGCCTGAACCTGCCGATGATTACCGGTAAATAA